In the genome of Nymphaea colorata isolate Beijing-Zhang1983 chromosome 9, ASM883128v2, whole genome shotgun sequence, one region contains:
- the LOC116260718 gene encoding probable methyltransferase PMT18, with amino-acid sequence MAKDYGGGSPKPHHLESKRRRLSWVLGVSALCVIFYLLGAWQNSSSVTVDRMGISPKVDCDTKSQSYARPVVQSSISTLDFEAHHQLGANESLPVVRKFRPCDSKYSEYTPCQDPIRARKFEKKMLMYRERHCPAKDEVLQCLIPAPANYKNPFRWPQSRDYAWFDNVPHKELTIEKAVQNWIQVEGDKFRFPGGGTMFTRGANAYIDDIAELIPLASGSIRTALDTGCGVASWGAYLLSRNVLTMSFAPRDTHEAQVQFALERGVPAMIGVMASQRIPYPARAFDMAHCSRCLIPWYDFDGLYLIEVDRVLRPGGYWILSGPPINWKKHYKGWERTQEDLKKEQDTIEATAKRLCWKKVVEKNDLAIWQKPINHIECVKSRKVYKVPHICKEDNPDIAWYKKMETCITPLPEVQSADEVAGGALEKWPKRAMAVPPRISSGSIPEITVNKFKEDNALWKQRLTYYKKIVPSLAQGRYRNIMDMNAHLGGFSAALADAPVWVMNVIPANSKHDTLGAIYERGFIGTYQDWCEAFSTYPRTYDLIHAGGIFSIYQDRCDITNILLEMDRILRPEGTVIFRDTVEVLVKIQGIIEGMRWKSDIKDHETGPFNPEKILLAVKTYWTTSTAET; translated from the exons ATGGCTAAAGACTACGGGGGCGGCTCTCCAAAACCCCACCATTTGGAATCAAAGAGAAGGCGTCTTTCATGGGTTCTAGGCGTTAGTGCTCTATGTGTTATCTTCTATCTGCTTGGAGCATGGCAGAACTCCTCCTCTGTTACTGTAGATCGCATGGGCATAAGCCCGAAAGTGGATTGTGACACTAAATCTCAATCTTATGCCCGTCCTGTTGTCCAATCTTCAATATCGACGCTGGATTTTGAAGCACACCATCAACTCGGAGCCAATGAATCTTTGCCTGTCGTCCGGAAGTTCCGTCCCTGCGATAGCAAATATAGTGAGTACACCCCCTGTCAAGATCCCATCAGGGCGAGAAAATTCGAGAAGAAGATGTTGATGTACCGGGAACGGCATTGTCCTGCAAAGGATGAGGTCCTGCAGTGTTTGATCCCTGCTCCGGCTAACTATAAGAACCCATTCAGATGGCCTCAGAGCAGGGACTATGCTTGGTTTGACAATGTCCCACACAAGGAGCTAACCATTGAAAAAGCTGTTCAGAATTGGATTCAAGTTGAGGGAGATAAATTCAGATTTCCGGGTGGAGGTACCATGTTCACACGAGGTGCtaatgcatatatcgatgacattgCCGAGCTTATCCCACTTGCTTCGGGATCGATCAGAACTGCTCTTGATACTGGATGTGGG GTGGCCAGTTGGGGTGCTTATCTGCTCAGCAGAAACGTTTTGACAATGTCATTTGCACCAAGGGATACACATGAAGCACAGGTTCAGTTTGCATTAGAGAGAGGAGTTCCAGCAATGATCGGAGTGATGGCATCACAGCGGATCCCTTATCCTGCCCGAGCTTTTGACATGGCACACTGTTCAAGGTGTTTGATACCTTGGTATGATTTTG ACGGTCTTTACTTGATTGAAGTCGACCGAGTTCTAAGACCAGGCGGTTACTGGATATTATCTGGCCCTCCCATTAACTGGAAAAAGCACTATAAAGGATGGGAGAGAACTCAGgaagatttgaaaaaagaacagGACACGATTGAGGCTACAGCCAAGCGTCTCTGCTGGAAGAAGGTTGTGGAGAAGAATGATCTTGCTATATGGCAAAAGCCCATTAACCACATTGAATGTGTGAAGAGTAGAAAGGTCTATAAAGTTCCACATATTTGCAAGGAAGATAATCCAGATATTGCTTG GTACAAAAAGATGGAAACATGCATAACCCCACTTCCTGAAGTACAAAGTGCAGATGAAGTGGCTGGAGGAGCACTGGAGAAATGGCCTAAGAGGGCAATGGCTGTTCCACCGAGAATTTCTAGTGGCTCTATCCCTGAAATCACTGTCAATAAATTCAAAGAAGATAATGCGCTGTGGAAACAACGTCTGACTTACTACAAGAAGATTGTTCCATCTCTTGCACAGGGGCGTTACAGAAACATCATGGACATGAATGCTCATCTGGGAGGTTTTTCAGCTGCATTGGCTGATGCTCCTGTATGGGTAATGAATGTTATCCCTGCCAACTCCAAGCATGATACTCTTGGAGCAATTTACGAACGAGGGTTCATTGGCACATACCAAGACTGGTGTGAGGCTTTCTCCACATATCCTAGAACTTATGATCTTATCCATGCCGGTGGCATATTTAGCATCTATCAGGACAG GTGTGACATAACCAACATTCTCTTGGAGATGGATAGGATTTTGAGACCAGAAGGAACGGTAATATTCAGGGACACTGTTGAGGTTCTTGTCAAGATTCAAGGCATAATAGAAGGAATGAGATGGAAAAGTGACATTAAGGACCATGAGACTGGGCCCTTTAATCCTGAGAAGATCCTTCTAGCTGTTAAAACTTACTGGACCACCTCAACAGCAGAAACCTAA